One genomic window of Meles meles chromosome 3, mMelMel3.1 paternal haplotype, whole genome shotgun sequence includes the following:
- the LOC123938601 gene encoding corticotropin-releasing factor-binding protein, translating to MSPSFKLQYHFVLIFLMALRGENRYLELREATDHDPFLLFGANLKRELAGEPLYRRALRCLDMLSLPGQFTFTADRPQLHCAAFLIAEPEEFITIHYDLVSIDCQGGDFLKVFDGWILKGEKFPSSQDHPLPTTERYIDFCDSGLSRRSIRSSQNVAMIFFRVHEPGNGFTFSIKTDPNLFPCNAISQTPSGRFTLVVPHLHRNCSFSIIYPVVIKISDLTLGHLHGLQFKNPSAGCGGVGDFVELLGGPGLDPSKMMPLADLCYSFHGPAQMKIGCDNTVVRMVSSGKHINRVTFEYRQLEPYELENPSGNSIQEICLSSL from the exons ATGTCTCCTTCTTTCAAACTTCAGTATCACTTCGTTCTGATCTTCCTGATGGCTCTAAGAGGGGAGAACCGGTACCTAGAG CTGCGGGAAGCGACGGACCACGACCCTTTCCTGCTCTTCGGCGCCAACCTGAAGCGGGAGCTGGCGGGGGAGCCTCTGTACCGCCGCGCTCTGC GGTGCCTGGACATGCTGAGCCTCCCGGGCCAGTTCACCTTCACCGCCGACCGGCCGCAGCTGCACTGCGCCGCCTTCCTCATCGCGGAGCCCGAGGAGTTCATCACCATCCACTACGACCTGGTCTCCATCGACTGTCAGGGCGGCGACTTCCTGAAG GTATTTGATGGCTGGATTCTCAAGGGGGAGAAGTTCCCCAGCTCCCAGGATCATCCTCTCCCCACAACTGAGCGGTACATAGATTTCTGTGACAGTGGTCTAAGTCGAAGGAGCATCAGATCTTCCCAGAATGTGGCCATGATCTTCTTCCGGGTTCATGAACCTGGAAACGGATTCACCTTCAGCATAAAGACAGATCCCAACCTCTTTC CCTGCAATGCGATCTCCCAGACCCCCAGTGGAAGGTTTACCCTGGTCGTCCCACATTTGCATCGAAACTGCAGCTTCTCCATAATTTATCCCGTGGTCATCAAAATATCAGATCTCACCCTGGGACACTTACATGGTCTGCAGTTCAAG AACCCCTCAGCAGGTTGTGGGGGAGTAGGAGATTTTGTGGAGCTGCTGGGAGGACCTGGGCTGGACCCCTCCAAGATGATGCCTTTGGCTGACCTCTGCTATTCGTTTCATGGCCCTG CCCAAATGAAAATCGGCTGTGACAACACGGTGGTGCGCATGGTGTCCAGCGGAAAGCACATAAATCGTGTGACTTTTGAGTACCGCCAGCTGGAACCATATGAACTGGAAAACCCAAGTGGGAACAGTATCCAAGAAATCTGTTTGTCTAGTCTTTGA